One segment of Haemophilus influenzae DNA contains the following:
- a CDS encoding Na+/H+ antiporter family protein: MLSNPVVISIIVLLALSLLRINVIIALVIAALTAGFIGDLGLTKTIETFTGGLGGGAEVAMNYAMLGAFAIAISKSGITDLIAYKIITKMNKTPTAGNLTWFKYFIFAVLALFAISSQNLLPVHIAFIPIVVPPLLSIFNRLKIDRRAVACVLTFGLTATYMLLPVGFGKIFIESILVKNINQVGATLGLQTNVAQVSLAMLLPVIGMILGLLTAVFITYRKPREYNINVEEPTTKDIEAHIANIKPKQIVASLIAIVATFATQLVTSSTIIGGLIGLIIFVLCGIFKLKESNDIFQQGLRLMAMIGFVMIAASGFANVINATTGVTDLVQSLSSGVVQNKGVAALLMLVVGLLITMGIGSSFSTVPIITSIYVPLCLSFGFSPLATISIVGVAAALGDAGSPASDSTLGPTSGLNMDGKHDHIWDSVVPTFIHYNIPLLVFGWIAAMYL, encoded by the coding sequence ATGTTATCAAACCCCGTTGTTATCTCGATCATCGTTTTGCTGGCACTTAGTTTGCTACGCATCAACGTTATTATCGCACTGGTGATTGCTGCACTTACCGCAGGATTTATCGGTGATTTAGGTTTAACTAAAACCATCGAAACCTTTACAGGTGGCTTAGGTGGCGGTGCTGAAGTCGCGATGAACTATGCAATGCTTGGTGCGTTCGCTATTGCTATTTCTAAATCAGGTATTACCGATTTAATCGCTTATAAAATCATCACAAAAATGAATAAAACACCAACTGCTGGCAATTTAACTTGGTTCAAATATTTCATTTTTGCGGTGTTGGCATTGTTTGCCATATCTTCTCAAAACTTACTTCCAGTGCATATTGCCTTTATTCCAATCGTTGTACCACCGCTGCTTTCAATCTTTAACCGTTTAAAAATTGATCGCCGTGCAGTAGCTTGCGTACTTACATTTGGTTTAACTGCTACCTATATGTTATTACCAGTGGGCTTTGGAAAAATCTTTATCGAAAGTATTTTAGTTAAAAACATTAATCAAGTAGGTGCGACCTTAGGTTTACAAACAAATGTAGCACAAGTTTCTTTAGCAATGTTGTTACCTGTTATTGGAATGATTTTAGGCTTACTCACAGCCGTATTTATTACCTACCGTAAACCACGTGAATACAATATCAATGTTGAAGAACCAACAACTAAAGATATTGAAGCCCACATTGCTAATATTAAACCAAAACAAATTGTTGCAAGTTTAATCGCAATTGTCGCAACCTTCGCAACACAATTAGTCACAAGTTCAACTATCATTGGCGGTTTAATTGGCTTAATTATTTTCGTACTATGTGGCATTTTCAAACTAAAAGAGAGCAACGATATTTTTCAACAAGGCTTACGCTTAATGGCAATGATTGGCTTTGTAATGATTGCTGCTTCAGGTTTTGCAAATGTGATTAATGCCACCACTGGCGTAACAGATTTAGTACAAAGCCTAAGTTCTGGTGTTGTGCAAAATAAAGGTGTTGCCGCATTATTAATGCTTGTCGTTGGTTTATTAATTACAATGGGTATTGGCTCATCATTCTCTACAGTACCGATTATTACATCAATTTACGTACCTCTCTGTTTATCTTTTGGTTTTTCTCCATTAGCGACAATTTCTATTGTGGGCGTAGCCGCGGCTTTAGGAGATGCAGGTTCGCCCGCATCAGACTCAACATTAGGCCCAACATCTGGCTTGAATATGGATGGCAAACACGATCACATTTGGGATTCTGTTGTACCTACCTTTATTCACTATAATATTCCATTATTGGTATTCGGCTGGATTGCAGCAATGTATCTTTAA
- the rluC gene encoding 23S rRNA pseudouridine(955/2504/2580) synthase RluC produces the protein MTKQNEKIINSSVKMLTISEDESGQRIDNYLLAKLKGVPKSLIYRIVRKGEVRVNKGRIKPEYKLQTGDVVRIPPVRVAEKNDVPISKNLNKVAALENQILFEDDCLIILNKPSGIAVHGGSGLNFGVIEALRALRPEARFLELVHRLDRDTSGILLIAKKRSALRNLHEQLRVKTVQKDYLALVRGQWQSHIKVIQAPLLKNELSSGERIVRVSEQGKPSETRFSIEERYINATLVKASPVTGRTHQIRVHTQYAGHPIALDDKYGDKDFDKQMNELGLNRLFLHAFSIRFEHPKNGETLRFNASLDHQMKAILQKLRESK, from the coding sequence ATGACAAAACAAAATGAAAAAATCATTAATTCATCCGTAAAAATGCTGACAATTAGTGAAGATGAAAGTGGGCAACGAATTGATAATTATTTATTAGCAAAACTCAAAGGTGTACCCAAAAGTTTAATTTATCGCATTGTGCGTAAAGGCGAAGTGCGAGTAAACAAAGGCAGAATTAAACCAGAATATAAACTGCAAACAGGCGATGTTGTACGCATTCCACCTGTGCGTGTCGCAGAAAAAAATGATGTGCCGATTTCAAAAAATCTCAATAAAGTTGCCGCACTTGAAAACCAAATTTTGTTTGAAGATGATTGCTTGATTATTTTAAATAAACCCTCAGGAATCGCGGTGCACGGCGGAAGTGGTTTAAATTTTGGTGTGATTGAAGCCTTACGAGCATTACGCCCAGAAGCACGCTTTTTAGAACTGGTTCATCGTTTAGATCGCGATACATCAGGCATTTTATTAATTGCCAAAAAACGTTCAGCATTACGCAATTTGCACGAACAACTTCGCGTCAAAACCGTTCAAAAAGATTATTTAGCGTTAGTACGTGGGCAATGGCAATCCCATATAAAAGTTATTCAAGCCCCTCTTTTGAAAAATGAATTATCTAGCGGAGAGCGCATTGTGCGTGTCAGCGAGCAAGGAAAACCATCTGAAACTCGCTTTAGTATTGAAGAACGCTATATAAATGCTACGCTTGTGAAGGCTTCACCAGTCACAGGGCGAACCCATCAAATTCGTGTGCATACACAATATGCAGGACATCCTATTGCATTAGATGATAAATACGGCGATAAAGATTTTGATAAACAAATGAATGAATTAGGATTAAATCGTTTGTTTTTGCACGCTTTTTCAATTCGGTTTGAACACCCTAAAAATGGCGAAACACTACGTTTCAATGCGTCACTAGATCATCAAATGAAAGCAATTTTGCAAAAGTTGCGGGAAAGCAAATAG
- the hfq gene encoding RNA chaperone Hfq: MAKGQSLQDPYLNALRRERIPVSIYLVNGIKLQGQIESFDQFVILLKNTVNQMVYKHAISTVVPARSVSHHNNNHHTAPTEAVENVETQAE, from the coding sequence ATGGCAAAAGGACAATCTTTACAAGATCCTTATTTAAATGCGCTTCGTCGTGAACGCATTCCTGTATCAATCTACCTTGTAAACGGAATCAAACTTCAAGGTCAAATTGAATCATTCGATCAATTCGTGATTTTATTAAAAAACACCGTGAATCAAATGGTATATAAACACGCAATTTCAACGGTTGTGCCTGCTCGTTCAGTTTCCCATCACAATAACAATCATCATACTGCTCCAACAGAAGCAGTTGAAAACGTGGAAACTCAAGCAGAGTAA
- the rne gene encoding ribonuclease E — protein sequence MKRMLINATQKEELRVALVDGQRLFDLDIESPGHEQKKANIYKGKITRVEPSLEAAFVDYGAERHGFLPLKEIAREYFPDDYVFQGRPNIRDILTEGQEVIVQVNKEERGNKGAALTTFVSLAGSYLVFMPNNPRAGGISRRIEGDERTELKEALSSLDVPDGVGLIVRTAGVGKSPEELQWDLKVLLHHWEAIKQASQSRPAPFLIHQESDVIVRAIRDYLRRDIGEILIDSPKIFEKAKEHIKLVRPDFINRVKLYQGEVPLFSHYQIESQIESAFQREVRLPSGGSIVIDVTEALTAIDINSARSTRGGDIEETALNTNLEAADEIARQLRLRDLGGLVVIDFIDMTPIRHQREVENRIRDAVRPDRARIQISRISRFGLLEMSRQRLSPSLGESSHHICPRCQGTGKVRDNESLSLSILRLLEEEALKENTKQVHTIVPVQIASYLLNEKRKAISNIEKRHNVDIIVAPNEAMETPHFSVFRLRDGEEVNELSYNLAKIHCEKDENTEESLVSRNIETTAVIEQPAVESAAVALSISEAAPTPVERKSNEPSLLAKIIAKIKGLFAAKSEENKPKNNRTSRNPNRNQRRSQDRRTSRRPRSENNEAERTEEQVRNVRERNQRRPRRNLVEESIAESAVNSTPVFEAKEERTEPVTQRRQRRDLRKRVRVEDNETVVENNLNTTEKMSEMDVITVQNDEKPVHQNQRSEHQERQRRTPRHLRTANNQRRRRNQEPKSPMPLFAAVASPELASGKAWIDYSTVNLPKENHFLSVDELLEQEKTKKGFITPAMGIVVEEKSLDVKPALDFITQPANESVQKKVQESLERLNSYKPQEVVESIEPAINVNEPETVENVSKFVRTYEFNGRLGTISSVIHTKAEMTLAKASDEMPEAFPIRAWQDSRYYFYGKGAAGHHCAISHVYSEPTRAKAE from the coding sequence ATGAAAAGAATGTTAATCAATGCAACTCAAAAAGAAGAGTTGCGTGTCGCGCTTGTCGATGGACAACGCCTTTTTGACTTGGACATTGAAAGTCCAGGACACGAACAAAAAAAAGCGAATATCTACAAAGGAAAAATTACTCGCGTTGAGCCAAGCTTAGAAGCGGCTTTTGTAGATTATGGTGCAGAACGTCACGGTTTTTTACCTTTAAAAGAAATTGCCCGTGAATATTTTCCTGATGATTATGTTTTTCAAGGTCGTCCGAATATTCGCGATATTTTGACTGAAGGACAGGAAGTTATCGTTCAAGTTAATAAAGAAGAAAGAGGAAACAAAGGTGCAGCCTTAACTACTTTTGTTTCTCTTGCCGGTAGTTATTTGGTGTTTATGCCGAATAATCCACGGGCAGGAGGAATTTCTCGCCGTATTGAGGGCGATGAACGTACTGAACTAAAAGAGGCATTAAGTTCATTAGATGTGCCTGACGGTGTAGGCTTAATCGTCCGTACTGCTGGTGTGGGAAAATCGCCAGAAGAATTACAATGGGATTTAAAAGTATTATTACATCATTGGGAAGCGATCAAACAAGCTTCACAAAGCCGTCCAGCTCCATTCTTAATTCATCAAGAAAGCGATGTGATTGTACGTGCTATTCGTGATTATTTGCGTCGTGATATTGGTGAGATCCTTATTGATAGCCCAAAAATTTTTGAGAAAGCGAAAGAACATATCAAACTTGTGCGTCCTGATTTCATCAATCGCGTGAAACTTTATCAAGGCGAAGTACCACTTTTCAGCCACTATCAAATTGAATCTCAAATTGAATCCGCATTCCAACGTGAAGTGCGTTTACCTTCTGGTGGTTCAATCGTTATTGATGTAACTGAAGCATTAACCGCGATTGACATTAACTCTGCGCGCTCTACTCGTGGTGGCGATATTGAAGAAACGGCATTAAATACCAACCTTGAAGCGGCAGATGAAATCGCGCGTCAATTACGTTTACGTGACTTAGGTGGTTTAGTTGTTATCGATTTCATTGATATGACACCAATCCGCCATCAACGTGAAGTAGAAAATCGTATTCGTGATGCGGTTCGTCCAGATCGCGCCCGTATTCAAATTAGCCGAATTTCTCGTTTCGGCTTGTTGGAAATGTCACGTCAGCGTTTAAGCCCATCATTGGGCGAGTCTTCGCACCATATTTGCCCTCGTTGTCAAGGCACAGGCAAAGTGCGTGATAATGAATCTCTTTCTTTATCTATTTTGCGTTTGCTGGAAGAAGAAGCGTTAAAAGAAAACACAAAACAAGTTCATACCATTGTGCCAGTACAAATTGCCTCTTATCTTCTTAATGAAAAACGCAAAGCAATCAGCAATATTGAAAAGCGTCATAATGTCGATATTATTGTTGCCCCAAATGAAGCAATGGAAACACCGCACTTTAGTGTTTTCCGTTTACGTGATGGCGAAGAAGTAAATGAATTAAGCTATAACTTAGCGAAAATTCACTGTGAGAAAGATGAAAATACTGAAGAATCACTGGTTTCTCGTAATATAGAAACAACAGCTGTTATTGAACAGCCTGCGGTTGAAAGTGCAGCAGTGGCGCTTTCTATTTCAGAAGCTGCGCCAACGCCAGTTGAGCGTAAATCAAATGAACCCTCTTTGTTAGCCAAAATTATTGCGAAGATTAAAGGTTTATTTGCTGCTAAATCTGAAGAAAACAAACCGAAAAATAACCGCACTTCACGCAATCCTAATCGTAATCAACGCCGTTCACAGGATCGTCGCACTTCTCGTCGTCCACGTTCTGAAAATAACGAGGCGGAAAGAACCGAAGAACAGGTTCGCAATGTCCGTGAGCGTAATCAACGCCGTCCACGCCGTAACTTAGTGGAAGAAAGTATCGCTGAAAGTGCGGTAAATTCTACACCTGTTTTTGAGGCTAAAGAAGAAAGAACTGAGCCTGTAACTCAACGTCGCCAACGTCGTGATTTACGTAAACGCGTGCGCGTTGAAGATAATGAAACAGTTGTTGAAAATAATTTGAACACGACTGAAAAAATGTCAGAAATGGATGTAATTACGGTTCAAAATGATGAAAAACCCGTTCATCAGAACCAACGTTCTGAACATCAAGAGCGTCAGCGTCGTACTCCACGTCATTTGCGTACAGCGAATAATCAGCGTCGTCGCCGTAATCAAGAGCCAAAATCGCCAATGCCATTATTTGCTGCGGTGGCTTCACCTGAATTGGCAAGTGGCAAGGCTTGGATTGATTATTCAACGGTAAATCTGCCAAAAGAAAATCATTTCTTATCTGTCGATGAATTGCTTGAGCAAGAGAAAACTAAAAAAGGGTTTATCACGCCAGCAATGGGAATTGTCGTTGAAGAAAAATCCCTTGATGTAAAACCTGCATTAGATTTTATTACTCAACCAGCTAATGAATCGGTACAGAAAAAGGTGCAAGAATCTTTAGAGCGTTTAAATTCATATAAACCTCAAGAAGTTGTTGAATCTATCGAGCCAGCAATTAATGTAAATGAACCTGAAACGGTCGAGAACGTATCAAAATTTGTCCGCACTTATGAATTTAATGGACGTTTAGGTACTATTTCTTCGGTGATTCATACTAAAGCTGAGATGACTTTGGCGAAAGCGAGTGATGAAATGCCAGAGGCTTTCCCAATTAGAGCTTGGCAGGATTCTCGTTATTATTTCTATGGAAAAGGTGCGGCGGGACATCATTGTGCAATTAGCCACGTTTATTCTGAACCTACTCGTGCAAAAGCAGAATAA
- the priC gene encoding primosomal replication protein PriC, giving the protein MTVKQLIQRLDQKVQQLYQSNLLQEEKIFAKFDRTLFSENGQTVAFYLKEINQTLDKIKSLQSENPDHYIFITKRLLAQCTALSEALTHKNKPFIINTNLTPQPQKKSQHNIHKLPPRERLEKYYEAREQLNNLYRQHKDLAQAEKNNDEKIRYAQLAEVYKKRQQKCQEAIDLLEEYLVFKEELENRENTENR; this is encoded by the coding sequence ATGACTGTTAAACAACTTATCCAACGCTTAGATCAAAAAGTTCAACAACTTTATCAGAGCAACTTGCTGCAAGAAGAAAAAATCTTCGCCAAATTTGACCGCACTTTATTTAGTGAAAACGGACAAACTGTTGCCTTTTATCTAAAGGAAATTAATCAAACCCTTGATAAAATAAAATCCCTACAATCAGAAAATCCTGATCATTACATCTTCATTACCAAACGCTTACTTGCCCAATGTACTGCGCTATCAGAAGCACTCACGCATAAAAATAAGCCTTTTATCATTAATACGAACCTCACTCCGCAGCCGCAAAAAAAATCTCAACATAACATTCATAAATTACCGCCAAGAGAACGCCTAGAAAAATATTACGAGGCACGAGAGCAGTTGAATAATCTTTATCGACAACATAAAGATTTAGCACAAGCTGAAAAAAATAATGATGAAAAAATACGTTATGCTCAACTTGCAGAAGTTTATAAAAAACGCCAGCAAAAATGCCAAGAGGCAATCGATCTTTTAGAAGAATATTTGGTGTTTAAAGAAGAATTAGAAAACCGTGAAAATACGGAAAATAGATGA